Proteins from one Sarcophilus harrisii chromosome 2, mSarHar1.11, whole genome shotgun sequence genomic window:
- the MPHOSPH6 gene encoding M-phase phosphoprotein 6: MAATSKPKLSKNLLRMKFMQRGLDAETKKQLEEEEKKIISEEHWYLDLPELKEKESFIIEEQSFMLCEDLLYGRMSFRGFNPEIEKLMVQMNSKNKDEEVEDVSMEADVSDEEMARRYESLVGTIGKKFAKKRDRAQYDEDENGNIKSVKTKKTFLKPQE; the protein is encoded by the exons ATGGCGGCCACGTCTAAACCCAAGCTGTCAAAGAATCTGCTGCGGATGAAG TTCATGCAAAGAGGATTGGATGCAGAAACTAAAAAACAgctagaagaggaagaaaagaaaataatcagtgAAGAACACTGGTATTTGGATTTACCTGAACTTAAGGAGAAAGA GAGTTTCATAATAGAGGAGCAGAGCTTTATGCTTTGTGAAGATCTTTTGTATGGAAGAATGTCATTCAGAGGGTTTAATCCAGAAATCGAG aaattaaTGGTCCAAATGAATTccaaaaataaagatgaagaagttgaagaTGTATCAATGGAGGCCGATGTGTCTGATGAAGAAATGGCCAGACG GTATGAAAGTTTAGTGGGCACAATTGGAAAGAAGTTTGCTAAAAAGAGAGATCGAGCACAGTATGATGAAGATGAAAATGGTAACATAAAATCAGTTAAAACTAAGAAGACATTTTTAAAGCCTCAGGAGTAG